A window of the Chloroflexus sp. Y-396-1 genome harbors these coding sequences:
- a CDS encoding DUF418 domain-containing protein encodes MEQPVTPTPARERIDLLDILRGFALLGILIVNMGIFSFPFIAQFTRTPRGDSVLDHATEFLIMALATGKFYPLFSFLFGLGMWMQIERIQAVGGSPGRFMVRRLLVLMGFGLIHSLLIWNGDVLFVYALVGLVALLFRKVQPRTLLIWAGILVAIPVIFGTGFVALGTLLAGDMSGAAEGMAMFRDLEQRTIEIYARGSWAEIFVWRAIEWLLFQFFLFLNGGMLQILALFLIGMYFGKRQIFRNLNKGPASDRRLPAGGVCLVGGLIANLVLAWQIQVTDPSSPLAGLWPVLILVAGPILSYGYLALFVTLTRTDVWRHRLQPLAAAGRMALSNYISQSIICTLIFYSYGLGLFGQVGAFAGLLISIVIWVVQLGISLLWLRHFQYGPLEWAWRSLTYGKSQTITLPAHRPSTL; translated from the coding sequence ATGGAACAGCCCGTAACCCCAACCCCGGCACGTGAACGGATCGACCTGCTCGACATCCTGCGCGGATTCGCGCTCCTGGGTATCCTGATCGTCAACATGGGTATCTTCAGTTTCCCGTTCATCGCTCAGTTCACTCGAACACCACGCGGCGATAGTGTCCTCGATCATGCAACCGAGTTCCTCATCATGGCGTTAGCCACCGGCAAGTTCTACCCGTTGTTTTCATTCCTCTTCGGGCTGGGTATGTGGATGCAAATAGAACGCATCCAGGCGGTTGGCGGCAGTCCTGGGCGTTTTATGGTGCGTCGCTTGCTGGTCTTGATGGGATTTGGTCTGATACATTCACTGCTCATTTGGAACGGCGACGTTCTGTTTGTCTATGCGCTGGTCGGGCTGGTAGCGCTCCTCTTCCGCAAGGTTCAACCGCGCACGCTTCTGATCTGGGCTGGTATCCTGGTAGCGATCCCGGTCATCTTTGGTACTGGCTTCGTGGCTCTGGGGACACTGCTGGCGGGCGATATGAGCGGTGCGGCAGAAGGAATGGCGATGTTTCGCGACCTGGAGCAGCGCACCATCGAGATCTACGCCCGTGGTTCGTGGGCAGAGATTTTCGTCTGGCGTGCCATTGAGTGGCTGCTGTTCCAGTTTTTCTTGTTCCTGAATGGAGGTATGCTCCAAATTCTGGCGCTCTTTCTAATCGGCATGTATTTCGGCAAGCGCCAAATCTTTCGGAATCTGAACAAGGGGCCAGCATCTGATCGTCGGCTACCTGCCGGAGGCGTGTGCCTCGTGGGAGGACTGATTGCCAATCTTGTCTTGGCATGGCAGATTCAGGTCACAGATCCTTCTTCGCCACTGGCAGGATTGTGGCCTGTTCTGATACTGGTTGCTGGCCCAATTCTGAGTTACGGGTATCTGGCCCTGTTCGTAACGTTAACGCGCACCGATGTCTGGCGCCATCGTCTGCAACCACTGGCAGCAGCGGGTCGGATGGCGTTAAGCAACTACATCTCTCAATCGATCATCTGTACCTTAATCTTCTACAGTTATGGACTAGGATTGTTTGGACAGGTGGGTGCTTTCGCTGGGTTGCTGATCAGCATCGTGATCTGGGTAGTGCAACTGGGGATCAGCCTCTTGTGGCTCCGCCACTTCCAATATGGCCCATTGGAGTGGGCGTGGCGTAGCCTGACCTACGGCAAATCTCAGACAATAACACTACCGGCGCATCGCCCATCGACATTATAG
- a CDS encoding MFS transporter, which produces MNSERQRNQILGLLFVGVLMAALDIAIVGPALPVIQRVFAVDERALSWVFSIYVLGNLVGTPTIAALSDRFGRRLLYVASLGGFALGSLLVAIAPSFTLLLAGRLVQGVSAGGVIPVASAVIGDTFPPEQRGSALGLIGAVFGIAFLIGPIIGGLLLLLGWQWLFLVNIPIAVVLILFSLRLLPGLTRTTTTPFDMAGLVTLGIMLTALAYGLTSLDPDQLRGGTLPLLAIGALIVAAALVPVFITVERRAVEPILQPAIFRSRQIWLTTALAIGAGIAESSIVFVPALLTAAYGVSSSTASFMLLPIVLAMAVGSPISGRMLDRFGSRMVVSVGVVLSGIGMVLLGVWSTTLVMFYIASIVIGLGLAILLGAALRYILLNEVPASERAAAQGLLTVTMGSGQLLGAVLVGLLAATGGGAVAGYSFAFLVIGVVVLLLTPLALGLKSRAAERATALAGVHS; this is translated from the coding sequence ATGAACAGTGAACGACAGCGGAATCAAATTCTGGGACTCCTATTTGTCGGTGTCTTAATGGCAGCGCTCGATATTGCGATCGTTGGGCCGGCATTGCCGGTCATTCAGCGCGTCTTTGCCGTCGATGAACGAGCGCTGTCATGGGTCTTTTCGATCTACGTATTGGGCAACCTGGTTGGTACACCCACCATTGCTGCCCTCTCTGATCGCTTTGGACGCCGTCTCTTGTACGTCGCCAGTCTGGGCGGATTTGCCCTCGGCTCGCTGTTGGTTGCTATCGCACCATCTTTCACCCTGCTGTTGGCAGGGAGACTAGTACAGGGAGTCAGCGCCGGTGGGGTTATTCCCGTAGCCAGTGCGGTGATCGGTGACACATTCCCCCCTGAGCAGCGCGGATCAGCCCTCGGTTTGATCGGGGCGGTCTTCGGGATTGCCTTTCTCATCGGGCCGATTATTGGTGGATTGCTATTACTGCTCGGCTGGCAATGGCTCTTCCTGGTCAACATCCCAATTGCGGTAGTTCTGATTCTGTTCAGCCTGCGGCTCTTGCCCGGACTCACGCGCACAACGACGACACCGTTCGATATGGCAGGGCTGGTAACTCTTGGCATCATGCTAACGGCACTGGCTTACGGGTTGACCAGCCTCGATCCAGATCAGCTTCGCGGCGGAACATTACCACTACTGGCGATAGGTGCGCTGATCGTGGCCGCCGCACTTGTGCCGGTATTCATCACCGTCGAGCGACGGGCTGTCGAGCCGATCCTGCAACCAGCCATCTTTCGCTCACGGCAAATCTGGTTGACAACAGCATTAGCCATCGGCGCAGGGATCGCCGAGTCATCTATCGTCTTTGTGCCAGCATTGCTGACCGCAGCCTACGGGGTAAGCAGCTCAACGGCTAGCTTCATGCTCTTGCCAATTGTGCTGGCAATGGCTGTCGGTTCGCCGATTTCTGGGCGCATGCTCGACCGTTTTGGCTCGCGGATGGTCGTGAGTGTTGGAGTTGTGCTCAGCGGGATCGGTATGGTGCTGCTGGGAGTGTGGTCAACTACGCTTGTCATGTTTTACATTGCGTCAATTGTTATCGGCTTAGGACTGGCAATCCTACTGGGTGCAGCGTTACGCTACATCCTGCTCAACGAAGTACCGGCCAGCGAGCGCGCCGCTGCGCAAGGCTTGCTCACGGTTACTATGGGCAGTGGTCAGTTGCTAGGGGCAGTGTTGGTCGGCTTACTGGCAGCAACCGGTGGCGGTGCAGTTGCCGGCTATAGCTTTGCATTCCTGGTGATTGGGGTCGTCGTGCTGCTCCTCACACCGCTGGCGCTCGGGCTGAAGAGTCGGGCTGCTGAACGTGCGACCGCGCTGGCAGGCGTTCATTCGTAA
- a CDS encoding acyl-CoA dehydrogenase family protein, which translates to MDLTANYDMFLGPEHEMLRQTVRNFAEREVAPYIREWDRSGAKAEGPEDRPYLRPVLKRMGELGFLGICIPQRYGGAGMDYLALAVVCEELERVDSFLRVVMSVHTGLNSLSIFQWGTEEQKQRFLVPQARGEKLAAYCLTEPNSGTDAAAMQATARREGDEYVLNGEKIWISLADLADNFLVFAKTDPSAGPRGITAFIVERSMPGVRSYPIHGKLGVRAGNTGGVVFNDVRVPLSHRLGEEGEGFKIAMAALDNGRYTVAAGATGLIQASLEASIRYARERQTFGVPIAEHQLVKRMISHMVRKLDTSRLLVYRAGWMKNKGIRNTRETTLAKWHATVSSFEAADDAIQIHGAYGYADEYPVERYLRNARGAIIYEGTRELQELLQADFVMGYRKYPKLRCELPAYDPDFWESDG; encoded by the coding sequence ATGGACTTGACGGCAAACTACGATATGTTTCTCGGCCCCGAACACGAGATGCTGCGCCAGACCGTGCGTAACTTCGCCGAACGGGAAGTAGCGCCATATATCCGCGAGTGGGATCGAAGCGGCGCAAAGGCGGAAGGGCCAGAGGATCGACCGTATCTGCGTCCGGTTTTGAAACGGATGGGAGAGCTGGGTTTTCTCGGTATCTGCATTCCGCAGCGCTACGGCGGGGCCGGCATGGATTATCTGGCGCTTGCCGTGGTGTGCGAGGAGCTTGAGCGCGTTGATAGCTTTCTGCGTGTAGTGATGAGTGTGCATACCGGGCTAAACTCACTCTCGATTTTCCAGTGGGGAACGGAAGAGCAAAAACAACGCTTTCTGGTACCGCAGGCGCGCGGTGAGAAGCTGGCTGCATACTGTCTCACTGAACCCAATAGCGGTACCGATGCCGCAGCGATGCAAGCAACCGCTCGCCGTGAAGGTGATGAATATGTCCTTAATGGTGAGAAGATTTGGATCAGCCTTGCCGATCTGGCCGATAACTTTCTGGTGTTTGCCAAGACAGATCCCAGCGCCGGGCCACGCGGCATTACTGCCTTTATCGTCGAGCGCTCTATGCCCGGTGTTCGTAGCTACCCCATTCACGGCAAATTGGGAGTACGCGCTGGCAATACCGGGGGCGTTGTCTTCAACGATGTACGGGTACCGCTCTCGCACCGGTTGGGCGAAGAGGGAGAAGGCTTTAAGATCGCGATGGCTGCGCTCGACAACGGACGCTATACCGTTGCGGCTGGTGCAACCGGTTTGATTCAGGCCAGCCTTGAGGCGAGTATTCGCTATGCCCGCGAACGACAAACGTTTGGCGTTCCCATTGCCGAACATCAACTTGTGAAGCGTATGATCAGCCATATGGTGCGCAAACTCGATACGTCGCGGCTCCTTGTGTACCGAGCAGGCTGGATGAAGAATAAAGGTATTCGCAACACCCGTGAGACAACATTAGCCAAGTGGCATGCAACTGTAAGTAGCTTTGAAGCTGCCGATGATGCCATTCAGATTCACGGTGCATACGGATACGCCGATGAGTATCCGGTTGAGCGGTATTTGCGCAATGCACGCGGTGCGATTATCTACGAAGGTACTCGTGAATTGCAAGAGTTGTTACAGGCCGATTTTGTGATGGGCTACCGCAAATATCCGAAGCTACGCTGTGAACTGCCAGCGTATGATCCGGATTTCTGGGAAAGTGATGGTTGA
- a CDS encoding TetR/AcrR family transcriptional regulator: protein MSRQQHSEQIRNRIIDEAARLIVTYGYDGIAMREIAEAAGLSKAGLYHHFRDKEDLLIAVLNNWANEMAELVQSAERQPDTRSQLTALIRGLFTQAPAQRALLRLSNHDLPRLSTTARASIEHCYAKGLIAPISAIIRAGIERGELRPVDPHTATWLLLGMLYPFFHTEQAKSEMHGDVIADLIITTFFDGLAQR from the coding sequence ATGAGTCGACAACAGCATTCAGAACAAATTCGGAACCGGATTATCGATGAAGCGGCGCGCTTGATCGTGACGTATGGCTACGATGGCATTGCCATGCGTGAGATTGCCGAAGCTGCTGGCTTGTCGAAAGCTGGCCTCTACCATCATTTTCGTGATAAAGAAGACCTCCTGATCGCAGTACTGAACAACTGGGCGAATGAGATGGCGGAACTCGTGCAATCTGCTGAACGCCAGCCAGATACACGCAGCCAGTTGACGGCATTGATCCGGGGATTGTTCACTCAAGCGCCCGCTCAGCGAGCGCTGCTGCGGCTAAGTAATCACGATTTGCCTCGTTTAAGCACGACTGCTCGCGCCAGTATCGAGCATTGCTACGCCAAGGGGTTGATCGCACCGATCTCGGCCATCATTCGTGCTGGCATCGAACGTGGTGAGCTGCGACCGGTTGATCCTCATACCGCAACATGGTTGCTGCTGGGTATGCTTTACCCGTTCTTTCACACCGAACAGGCAAAATCTGAGATGCATGGTGATGTTATTGCCGACCTGATCATCACAACCTTTTTCGATGGATTAGCGCAGCGGTAG
- a CDS encoding sensor histidine kinase, protein MADRDQSIRRIEIVAAALVVVTSGFLGGFGARSIVIGDWAIGVAFLAIGIISVLLSLSVRPSQHQKVSTAMLIILILKAGFGVLAVTSTLLIVAGQDLIAIWSGFPPASRQVIRLTALAVVVGQGIVLLLVTLTLRQAIIPQLRREIELRMRDLGEQQSALIAQLREAAIQEERNRLARDLHDTIKQQLFSINVAAATAQSLLRHNPEAIVQHLQHVRDLSQAAMAEMKALLTQLRPQPLATVGLIEAIRDQLEALRFRAEVTTELHYDALPDEGRLPLGAQETIFRVVQEALSNVARHARARHTQVALTCETTNGSEVLHVCITDDGQGFDPATTPSGMGLTNMRTRIEAIGGTLAVCSTPNSGTTVCFRIPLLKLETYREKERRMKEENLQHVYVAGGLTALTGIAFVLALFPLLIAITGSGLSYLAGIGIVGVIVGVPLAFATWNWRRRALKHDPDSIWRKVLRSYDIMIAIFLMVLLGWFAFSLRSIAIVLIIAIALVVATVSLVRLYRVLDARLTEWATIPALRIQLREHCFLLAFMVAFQVLVYGGLFGPIQEVTLFHDRLDQRWFISFLALGYPLFIPLGVLSIFLTRRQIRRLEALENSQVVTEPVCDAHVRRLRMVARSLTLAYHALCVAIGWFIWMHIPPVAIAMGVIALVLLAIKWRVERTLTARVGEWSTFQAQQSAMALYLTFLLANIAGILGGILGSAMVWSGLDTSSAAFDNDAGMLPTIAPWTIFGFGTWWLGTWIYLSMQVIISWQRIRALAQRK, encoded by the coding sequence ATGGCAGATCGCGATCAAAGTATCAGACGCATCGAAATCGTTGCCGCAGCGCTGGTAGTAGTGACGAGCGGGTTTTTAGGTGGATTTGGTGCACGATCCATCGTTATCGGTGATTGGGCAATAGGCGTCGCGTTTCTGGCAATTGGGATCATCAGCGTACTGCTCTCATTGAGCGTTCGTCCTTCTCAACATCAAAAAGTCTCAACTGCGATGTTGATCATCCTGATCCTGAAAGCCGGTTTTGGGGTTCTAGCAGTAACTTCCACGCTCCTGATTGTTGCCGGGCAGGATCTGATCGCCATCTGGTCAGGTTTTCCACCAGCATCGCGTCAGGTAATCCGGCTCACAGCCCTGGCAGTCGTTGTTGGGCAGGGAATAGTATTGCTACTGGTAACATTAACCTTACGACAGGCGATCATCCCTCAGTTGCGGCGAGAAATCGAACTGCGGATGCGCGATCTTGGTGAACAACAATCGGCGCTGATCGCCCAATTGCGCGAGGCTGCCATCCAAGAGGAGCGCAACCGCCTGGCGCGTGATCTGCACGATACCATCAAGCAGCAATTGTTCAGCATCAATGTTGCTGCTGCGACGGCGCAAAGTCTGCTTCGTCACAACCCTGAAGCCATAGTGCAACACCTTCAGCATGTGCGCGACCTGTCGCAGGCGGCGATGGCGGAGATGAAGGCGCTGTTGACCCAACTGCGCCCGCAACCACTGGCAACCGTGGGTCTGATCGAAGCCATCCGCGATCAACTCGAAGCGCTACGCTTTCGCGCCGAAGTGACTACTGAGCTGCACTACGATGCGTTGCCTGATGAGGGCCGCCTGCCGCTCGGCGCGCAGGAAACCATCTTTCGCGTTGTGCAAGAGGCACTGTCGAATGTGGCGCGCCACGCACGGGCTCGCCACACTCAGGTGGCCCTGACTTGCGAGACGACGAACGGAAGTGAGGTGCTGCACGTTTGTATCACTGACGACGGACAGGGGTTTGATCCGGCGACGACGCCGTCTGGAATGGGACTCACCAATATGCGCACGCGCATCGAGGCGATCGGCGGAACGTTGGCGGTGTGCTCAACACCGAATAGCGGAACCACCGTATGCTTTCGCATTCCGCTCCTGAAACTCGAAACTTATAGGGAAAAGGAACGACGTATGAAAGAAGAAAACCTTCAGCATGTCTATGTTGCAGGTGGTCTAACCGCACTGACGGGAATTGCGTTTGTGCTCGCTCTATTCCCGTTACTGATTGCGATCACCGGAAGCGGGCTATCTTATCTTGCAGGCATCGGGATCGTCGGCGTCATTGTCGGTGTGCCGCTGGCATTCGCGACGTGGAACTGGCGTCGTCGTGCCCTGAAGCATGACCCTGATTCGATCTGGCGGAAGGTGTTGCGATCATACGACATAATGATAGCCATCTTTCTGATGGTTTTGCTGGGATGGTTCGCCTTTTCACTACGAAGCATTGCCATAGTGCTGATCATCGCCATTGCTTTGGTTGTTGCCACCGTTAGTCTTGTGCGCCTTTACCGGGTGCTCGATGCCCGGTTGACTGAATGGGCAACGATACCTGCGCTGCGGATTCAGTTGCGCGAACACTGCTTCCTACTTGCATTTATGGTCGCTTTTCAGGTCTTGGTCTACGGCGGATTATTTGGGCCGATACAGGAAGTAACTCTCTTCCACGATAGGCTCGATCAGCGCTGGTTTATCTCATTCCTTGCGCTCGGATATCCACTATTTATTCCGCTCGGTGTCCTCAGCATCTTTCTTACTCGGCGGCAGATCCGGCGGTTGGAGGCGCTAGAGAATTCGCAAGTAGTGACTGAACCGGTCTGCGACGCACATGTGCGCCGGTTGCGTATGGTCGCTCGTAGTCTGACGCTGGCATACCACGCGCTCTGTGTTGCGATTGGATGGTTCATATGGATGCACATTCCGCCAGTCGCGATAGCAATGGGGGTGATTGCTCTCGTGTTACTGGCGATCAAGTGGCGCGTCGAACGTACTCTTACGGCACGTGTTGGCGAATGGTCAACCTTTCAAGCGCAACAGTCGGCAATGGCGCTCTACCTCACCTTCCTGCTCGCCAACATTGCCGGCATCCTGGGGGGCATCTTAGGGTCGGCGATGGTATGGAGCGGACTTGACACATCCAGCGCGGCGTTCGACAACGACGCCGGTATGCTGCCGACCATTGCTCCATGGACGATCTTCGGGTTCGGAACTTGGTGGCTCGGTACATGGATCTATCTGTCGATGCAGGTGATCATCTCCTGGCAGCGCATCCGCGCCTTGGCGCAGCGGAAGTGA
- a CDS encoding class I SAM-dependent methyltransferase: protein MPEQASREWWEELFQVYEFAHYRQYADELTHREVDFMINALSLRGVETILDLACGGGRHSLVLAERGWTVVGLDAVEAVIAHARAAATERGLNVEFVTGDMRCLPYHERFDAVLLMNSSLGFFDDETNQAVLNGIARALVPGGKLLLQCLNPYQISRYLHDFRSGWYPVGSGFVLREARFDPRRAVLEIDYRYVDVSRGIDVTHPGDQIRLYGFPELTAMLRTAGLRPLSVFGDTSLPPVPFDETSIWQVVIAVRDRPVAREAEDADRADR, encoded by the coding sequence ATGCCTGAACAGGCTTCGCGTGAGTGGTGGGAAGAGTTATTCCAGGTTTATGAATTTGCTCATTATCGGCAATACGCCGATGAGCTAACCCACCGTGAAGTTGATTTTATGATCAACGCACTTAGCTTACGGGGCGTTGAGACGATCCTTGATCTGGCGTGTGGCGGCGGACGGCATAGTCTGGTGCTGGCAGAACGTGGCTGGACGGTGGTTGGACTTGATGCTGTTGAGGCGGTCATTGCCCACGCTCGTGCAGCAGCAACCGAACGAGGGTTGAATGTTGAGTTTGTCACCGGTGATATGCGCTGTTTACCCTACCACGAGCGCTTTGATGCCGTTTTGTTGATGAACAGCAGTCTTGGCTTTTTCGACGATGAGACAAATCAGGCTGTCTTAAATGGTATTGCTCGTGCCCTGGTTCCCGGTGGCAAACTTCTGCTACAGTGTCTTAATCCCTACCAGATTAGTCGATACCTCCATGACTTCCGGAGTGGCTGGTATCCGGTTGGAAGTGGTTTCGTTTTACGCGAAGCCCGCTTTGACCCGCGCCGGGCAGTGCTTGAAATTGATTACCGCTATGTTGATGTCAGTCGTGGCATTGATGTAACCCATCCAGGCGACCAGATTCGGCTGTACGGTTTTCCGGAATTGACGGCGATGCTACGCACTGCCGGACTACGCCCGCTCAGTGTATTTGGCGATACAAGCTTGCCGCCAGTTCCGTTCGATGAGACGAGTATCTGGCAGGTGGTCATTGCAGTTCGCGACCGACCGGTCGCGAGGGAGGCAGAGGATGCGGATCGCGCTGATCGGTGA
- a CDS encoding AAA family ATPase produces MARVVAVINLKGGIGKTTTVVNVSAGLALKGARVLLIDIDAQGNLGMALGVQPKRTLYEAIVDHKPLADVRVSARPNLDLVAANESLLLAHQAIAGRADWARVLEQLVRPLRQEYDFIFFDCGGSLTVLNQNALIAATDVIIPTTVEPFAIKGLEKLIAQIGRVKGGTTVVRAIIPTMVDPRMKQSITLLAHLNRTYGQLVLPPVRVNVRLSEASAVGKTIYEHDPRSRGAIDYAQIVELLSKMWNMQPARLVAAQPPAPPMAAPLVTGDGAVQTTTCPNCGHALQRATVAGYRITYCTNCRYRWQELINGDR; encoded by the coding sequence ATGGCGCGGGTGGTTGCCGTTATCAATCTCAAAGGTGGAATCGGCAAAACCACGACAGTCGTAAACGTCAGTGCTGGTCTGGCGCTGAAAGGCGCCCGCGTGCTACTCATTGATATAGATGCCCAGGGTAATCTGGGAATGGCGCTGGGTGTGCAGCCAAAGCGTACTCTGTATGAAGCCATCGTTGATCACAAGCCATTGGCCGATGTGCGCGTGTCTGCCCGCCCCAACCTCGATCTGGTCGCTGCCAACGAGAGCTTACTGCTGGCCCATCAGGCGATTGCCGGACGCGCCGATTGGGCGCGTGTGCTCGAACAATTGGTGCGGCCATTGCGTCAGGAATATGACTTTATCTTCTTCGATTGTGGTGGTTCGCTGACGGTTCTCAATCAGAATGCGTTGATCGCAGCAACCGATGTCATAATTCCAACTACCGTCGAGCCGTTTGCGATCAAGGGTCTTGAGAAACTGATTGCCCAAATCGGTCGGGTGAAAGGGGGAACAACAGTGGTGCGGGCAATCATCCCAACCATGGTCGATCCCCGCATGAAACAGTCAATCACGTTGCTGGCCCATCTCAATCGCACCTATGGTCAACTGGTGTTACCGCCGGTGCGGGTGAATGTTCGCCTTTCTGAAGCTTCAGCCGTGGGCAAGACGATTTATGAACACGATCCGCGCTCGCGTGGTGCTATCGATTACGCGCAGATTGTTGAGTTGTTAAGTAAGATGTGGAATATGCAACCGGCCCGACTGGTTGCCGCGCAACCACCCGCACCACCAATGGCTGCACCGTTGGTAACAGGAGATGGCGCTGTGCAGACAACCACTTGCCCGAATTGTGGTCACGCTCTGCAACGAGCGACGGTCGCCGGATACCGGATTACCTACTGTACGAATTGTCGGTACCGCTGGCAAGAGCTTATCAATGGTGATCGATAG
- a CDS encoding response regulator transcription factor → MNPIRIALIDDHRIVRRGLSAYFAAQPDIIVVGEASSGEEALQLAESWQADVIVIDVLMPGGIDGIETTRRLKRLLPRTQIIILSGYADDARVIGALRAGAITYVEKDSQPEQLLEAVRGAVQGKAIFEPTLMQRILQAQTMKSSDVLTERESEVLRLLAEGLTNAEIAVRLSVSEETVKTHVAGILRKLGLAHRTQAAIYALRNGLV, encoded by the coding sequence ATGAATCCTATCCGTATCGCTCTTATTGACGATCACAGAATCGTTCGGCGCGGATTAAGCGCCTACTTTGCCGCTCAACCCGATATTATTGTCGTTGGGGAGGCCAGCAGTGGAGAGGAAGCGTTACAACTCGCCGAAAGCTGGCAGGCGGATGTCATTGTGATCGACGTGCTTATGCCAGGTGGTATCGACGGCATTGAAACCACCCGTCGTCTGAAGCGCTTGCTCCCGCGCACACAAATCATCATCCTGAGTGGATACGCTGACGACGCTCGAGTCATTGGCGCCTTGCGTGCAGGTGCAATCACCTACGTCGAGAAAGACAGCCAGCCGGAGCAGTTGCTTGAAGCAGTGCGGGGAGCAGTGCAAGGTAAAGCAATATTTGAACCAACGCTTATGCAGCGTATCCTCCAGGCTCAGACGATGAAAAGCAGCGATGTCTTGACCGAACGCGAGAGCGAGGTGCTAAGATTGCTGGCAGAGGGGCTGACCAATGCCGAAATTGCGGTACGGCTGTCGGTGAGTGAAGAGACGGTAAAAACCCATGTTGCCGGCATCCTGCGCAAACTTGGTCTGGCACATCGCACTCAGGCAGCGATCTATGCGCTACGTAACGGGCTCGTTTGA
- a CDS encoding 1-phosphofructokinase family hexose kinase, translating into MIEHNGPSERSPFLIITPNPAIDRILVVPALQIGKAQRVQESRIAAGGKGLNAGRAMKALGVTASILAPLGGFTGQQVTHLARREGLALSDVPIGDETRVCTLVVDLTTQHVTVLNEIGPQLTDAEWAAFRQAILDHPATWHLFCGSFPPGIEPSTLATLIRALRVQGKRVLIDTSGATLAMAITAQPDVVKVNGEELGGLLGDPINDEHTACQAAIRLHREGIGQVIVTLGADGAIGVNRTTVVKATPPAVPVQNPVGCGDSFFAGLAIALERGQPLATALRLATACGAADAQTLAPGHIDDATVNALAERVHLRYW; encoded by the coding sequence ATGATAGAACATAACGGTCCGAGCGAACGATCGCCATTCCTCATCATTACACCTAATCCAGCAATTGATCGGATACTGGTTGTTCCCGCACTTCAGATTGGCAAAGCGCAACGGGTACAAGAATCTCGGATCGCTGCTGGTGGCAAAGGATTGAATGCCGGCAGAGCAATGAAGGCTCTCGGTGTTACCGCATCGATCCTGGCCCCGCTCGGTGGCTTTACCGGTCAACAGGTAACACACCTGGCCCGGCGTGAGGGTTTAGCGCTCAGTGACGTTCCTATCGGCGATGAGACACGAGTTTGTACGCTGGTCGTCGATCTGACCACTCAACACGTCACCGTCCTCAACGAAATCGGGCCACAGCTCACCGATGCAGAATGGGCAGCGTTTCGGCAAGCGATCCTCGACCATCCGGCGACGTGGCATCTCTTTTGTGGTAGCTTCCCGCCGGGGATCGAACCGTCAACTCTGGCAACGCTGATCAGGGCGTTGCGTGTGCAAGGAAAACGGGTACTGATCGATACTAGTGGTGCGACACTGGCAATGGCAATTACCGCTCAGCCGGATGTTGTCAAAGTCAATGGTGAAGAGTTAGGAGGTCTGCTCGGCGACCCCATTAACGACGAACACACCGCCTGTCAGGCGGCAATCCGTCTTCATCGAGAAGGGATCGGGCAGGTAATTGTTACGCTTGGCGCCGACGGTGCGATCGGCGTCAATCGAACAACAGTTGTCAAAGCCACTCCACCAGCAGTACCGGTTCAAAACCCGGTTGGTTGCGGAGACTCATTTTTTGCCGGTTTGGCTATCGCGCTTGAACGCGGGCAACCACTTGCTACGGCACTCCGGCTGGCTACCGCTTGTGGCGCAGCCGATGCCCAAACGCTGGCTCCCGGCCACATCGACGACGCTACCGTCAACGCACTTGCCGAACGGGTGCACTTACGCTACTGGTGA